The following DNA comes from Candidatus Acidiferrales bacterium.
AAATACTCCGCCAAGTTCGGCCGACCCCTGCGGTCTCCCTCCAAATTTCTTTTTGAACGGCTCTGTTTGCATAGCTGGCCCGGCAATATTCGTGAATTGGAAAACTACGTCAAACGTTACGTCCTGCTTGGTTCGGAAGAAGTCACGGAAGAGATTCTGAAGGAACAAGAGATAACCGGGGGATCGGACGAGCTGCATGGGGCAACTTTGCAGCACCCTCATCCGGCTGCTTTCGTGCCTTCGCTGCCCGCGACGCAACCCATCTCTCTGAAGAAGTTCAGTCAACAAGCCTCTCAGCTAGCAGAACGCTTTCTGATCCTGAGGACACTGAAAGCCACCCGTTGGAACCGCAAACAGGCAGCCCGGCTTCTTCAAATCAGCTATCGCGCTCTGCTTTACAAGATTCGTGACATCCAGGGAGGGGACCAC
Coding sequences within:
- a CDS encoding helix-turn-helix domain-containing protein, with product KYSAKFGRPLRSPSKFLFERLCLHSWPGNIRELENYVKRYVLLGSEEVTEEILKEQEITGGSDELHGATLQHPHPAAFVPSLPATQPISLKKFSQQASQLAERFLILRTLKATRWNRKQAARLLQISYRALLYKIRDIQGGDHRRQPADATLATQD